AGGATGGCAGTAATGGTGAGCAAGATATGGCGCAGCATGGGCACAAAATCACCGGTGACTCCTGCCCATGTTATCATTTCATCTACAAAATTACGAATTTCCTCCATAAAACTATTAACTATCAACTATAAACTATCAACTAAAAACTATCAACTAACGCTCACGGTTGGCAGAGCAAAGTACATACTTTATCTGCAAAGTGTCTGGCATTATTGCCATGCATGATACCATTGTTGATGATGGCGAAACAGAGTTCATGACCATTGGCTGCGGTACAGTAACCCGCCAATGAGATGATGCCCGTCAGCGTACCCGTCTTTGCTTTCACATTGCCATGCACAAAACTGTTCTTCATACGCTTCTTCAATGTACCATCTACCCCACCGATAGGCAGCGAATGCTTCAGATGGTCCATGATGTTGCCGTTGAAATAAGCATAACGCAGCAGTTTCACCACCAGTTCGGCACTGAGATAATTATAGAGCGAAAGTCCCGAGCCGTCAGCCAGTTTATATCTTGCCGGATCGAGTCCTATCTTACGGATAAGCTGTTTTTCCACATTTCGGGCACTCTTGGCACTCGCCCATTTATTGCCCGTAGAAGCCGCAATCTGATAATACATGCTCTCGGCATAGAGATTATCACTCTCCTTCATCATCTTGTGCAGAATCTGATCCATCGTATGGAATCGGGTACAGACCGTAAAGGCACTCGTAGGACAAACCTTCTCTGAAGCCCCAAAGCAGGAATATTCGATGCCCTCCTCACGGAGCTTGGCAAGAAACTTATCCATAAAGATGTCCTTACGCTGGAACACCAGTGGCGAAAGCACCGGATTGTCATCATCCCAGCACCAGCCTTCACCCAACAGGTCGGCATCCTTCAAAGAGCGGTCGGCATAGATGCTGCCACGGATGGTGTCAACACCCATATCCTTCAGACTATTGACAAATGCCGACATATCATCACTGTTGAAACGGGGATCCATACCGCCTATACAATAGACATCACCCGTCAACACCCCATTCTCAATGGTACCGGTATATTTCAGAGTGGTTTTAAACTGATAAGAACCGCCCAACTTATCGAGCGCCGTAATGGCAGTCAGGAGCTTCATAGTACTTGCCGGACGCATCAGCTGTCGTTCATTTCTCTGATAGATACAAGAGTCAGCAGACAGGTCCCAGACCATTAGTCCTACCTGTGATGTCTCGAACATCTTGCTCTCAAGGAGTTTATCAATACCCACCCTCACCGATTCTGGCCAAAGCAATTTCTGCGTCAGCGTATCCGCAGCCAGGGAGTCAACGAGTGTCGAGTCGGAAACATCCTCCTCATCAACCGTTTCTATTCTCTCATCTTCAATCACATTCTGGGCCTGCACCGGTACAGAGATCCATACCATCATCAGACCCAACATCATATATATTATCTTTTTCATCACAATCAGTTCACCTGAACTTAAAAGAAATTATTTATTTTTGATTCTCTCCATAAATGCCTCTTCATTATCCGGCTGAACGGTTACAATATTATTATGTCCGTATTCGATGACCACGCAATGGTCTAATCCGAAGAAAGTCTTGGCGATGTGTACATCAATGACATCACATAGCGGCACATTTCTGTTGGAAGAGAACCTGCCCTCATTGATGATGAGATATTCCATCTCCTCATCCAGGTCTATCGGTTTTACCATCTTGAAGGTATAGGTTGTATTCAGTATGCGCTCTATCATGCCCACGATGATGATAGCCACAAAGATGCCGATGATAGCCAGTTTGACCCAGAAAAAGTAGAGAGCCAGGATTGCAAACACCGCCACACCGATACGTGCCGTCAGCGTAAAGCGCTTATGAAAAGTTCTATCTGCCATAACTTTGATTTATTACCTTATATTATTGTCGTTTTTACGACCTTTTGATAGTCTAAAAGACTATATAACCTTAAATTTCGCTGCAAAATTACAAAAAATCCCTCTCTTATTACTCATTTTAAAGATTAATTATTACTTTTGCAACGAATTAAGAATTAATTCTGAGAGAATGGGGCTGTTTTATAGATAAAAACACCCGTTCTTAAAATTGAAATTAGATAAGAATAAACTCAATGGTTTATAAGTATG
This Segatella copri DSM 18205 DNA region includes the following protein-coding sequences:
- the dacB gene encoding D-alanyl-D-alanine carboxypeptidase/D-alanyl-D-alanine endopeptidase is translated as MKKIIYMMLGLMMVWISVPVQAQNVIEDERIETVDEEDVSDSTLVDSLAADTLTQKLLWPESVRVGIDKLLESKMFETSQVGLMVWDLSADSCIYQRNERQLMRPASTMKLLTAITALDKLGGSYQFKTTLKYTGTIENGVLTGDVYCIGGMDPRFNSDDMSAFVNSLKDMGVDTIRGSIYADRSLKDADLLGEGWCWDDDNPVLSPLVFQRKDIFMDKFLAKLREEGIEYSCFGASEKVCPTSAFTVCTRFHTMDQILHKMMKESDNLYAESMYYQIAASTGNKWASAKSARNVEKQLIRKIGLDPARYKLADGSGLSLYNYLSAELVVKLLRYAYFNGNIMDHLKHSLPIGGVDGTLKKRMKNSFVHGNVKAKTGTLTGIISLAGYCTAANGHELCFAIINNGIMHGNNARHFADKVCTLLCQP